CTTTTCTAAAGGCAATAGAAAATGACCATAAAGAAACAGCGGAAATGTTGCTGAGTAAAGGTTTGAATATAGATATTCAAGGGGAGTTAGGTTATAAAACACTAATAGCCGCAGCAAAAACCGGTAGCGTAGAGCTGGTAAGTATTGCTTTAAATAACGGCATAGATCCCGATAAGCAAGATAAGTTTGGTTACACTGCATTAATGTACGCTGCAGAAAACGGTCATATAGAAGTGGTAGCAAAACTATTAAACAAGAAGGCTAATATAAATGCTTACCGCAATGATAATAGAACAGCATTAATGCTTGCAGTGAAAAAAGAGTATAAGGAAATAGTAAAATTATTATTAGATAATGATGCTAATCCAAATACAAGGGATGTATTTAGTTTTAAAACTTCATTAATAATTGCAGCCGAGAATGGAAATTTAGAGATAGCAGCATTACTTATAAAAGCAGGAGCTGATATTAATATTACAGATAATCACGGCAGAACAGCTAAAGAACTGACGGGAAATATTGATATAAAAAAATTACTTGAAAAGTTTGATGCTTATAAGAAAGAGCAGAAAGAAAAGATGCCATCGTTATTAAATATAACAACTCAATATATTTCTAACCGTCTAATGAAAAATCAGGATTTTAAAAAATCTTATGAAACTTACAAAGAGAAATCCAAGCTTAACTTAGAAGCAATTGAATTGATTAATGATTGTATACCTAATAGAGCTTTAAACACCGTTACACCTTATGATCCTACTAAATCCATGGTAAATAACTGGGTTGCTCAGATAGATGGCGAAAAAAAATTATTTGAATACTCTTTCGCTGGAAAAACAAAAGAAATTAAGTATTTACTAAGGAGTGTAGAGAAAATTAATGTCAATGTTCAAAGTAACTGGCCGATCAACTCAAGTTATACACCATTAATGCTGGCAGCCATCAGGACTTCAAAGCTTTGTTATGCCGCTATGTTAATGCTTGTAATGACAGGTCACCTGACATTACATGAGTCAGAAAACACAAACCCTATTAAAACAGTAGCAACTCTATTAAAAGCAGGGGCGGATCCGGATATAATGAATAATAAAGGCCAAACGGCCAAAGACCTCACTCAATCAGAAAATGTTAAGCAACTGCTTGAAAAGGTTTCAGAATACAGAAAAATCAAGCAGGAAAAAGCAGCAGCTCAAGGAGTACCGTTTTCAATAAACAAGAAAAAAATAAGCAGCTGGGCCAAACAAATAGAGCAGGAAAACACCGCTTCACAAGACATGCAGCTTAACTGATAGAACTCTTCTTTAGCTTCATTAATCAATTTATTTTATGTTATCTACTTGAATGCTGTCTATATTTAAATTAAACTAAATTTAAATAGTTAAGTATTTGGAAATGAAAGCATTTAATTCTTATGACGCTGTGAAGAAGTTAACTGATAGAGGGGTTCCTGAGGATCAAGCAAGTGAGATTATTAATGCCATTATGGTTAGCAAAGAACATAGTTCGACTAATGATACAGCTAACAATCAGGGCACAAAAGTAGAACAGGAGCTCGCTTTAATCAGAAAAGATATTGAAATACTTAGAAGT
The DNA window shown above is from Candidatus Jidaibacter acanthamoeba and carries:
- a CDS encoding ankyrin repeat domain-containing protein — encoded protein: MRHQEITLIQLASLGKTYEIETLIREEKDINIKARGFINGQPYTALIAAAEAGHANVVEILLNKHQKPGIVNRMLSWLAGTSQDEYIIALGKAARNGHLGVVKLLLKQGLDLNKQAKDGETLLITAAKSGHDEIVKELLSKGADFNLEDKSKGTALIYAAEHGHRETLEILLEKKLAKSFFTRIFEPLLKWFIKPNDNNTEYSKAFLKAIENDHKETAEMLLSKGLNIDIQGELGYKTLIAAAKTGSVELVSIALNNGIDPDKQDKFGYTALMYAAENGHIEVVAKLLNKKANINAYRNDNRTALMLAVKKEYKEIVKLLLDNDANPNTRDVFSFKTSLIIAAENGNLEIAALLIKAGADINITDNHGRTAKELTGNIDIKKLLEKFDAYKKEQKEKMPSLLNITTQYISNRLMKNQDFKKSYETYKEKSKLNLEAIELINDCIPNRALNTVTPYDPTKSMVNNWVAQIDGEKKLFEYSFAGKTKEIKYLLRSVEKINVNVQSNWPINSSYTPLMLAAIRTSKLCYAAMLMLVMTGHLTLHESENTNPIKTVATLLKAGADPDIMNNKGQTAKDLTQSENVKQLLEKVSEYRKIKQEKAAAQGVPFSINKKKISSWAKQIEQENTASQDMQLN